The proteins below are encoded in one region of Gadus macrocephalus chromosome 14, ASM3116895v1:
- the ap1g1 gene encoding AP-1 complex subunit gamma-1 isoform X2 → MPAPIRLRELIRTIRTARTQAEEREMIQKECAAIRSSFREEDNTYRCRNVAKLLYMHMLGYPAHFGQLECLKLIASQKFTDKRIGYLGAMLLLDERQDVHLLMTNCIKNDLNHSTQYVQGLALCTLGCMGSSEMCRDLAGEVEKLLKTSNSYLRKKAALCAVHVIRKVPELMEMFLPATKNLLSEKNHGVLHTSVVLLTEMCERSPDMLSHFRKLVPQLVRILKNLIMSGYSPEHDVSGISDPFLQVRILRLLRILGRSDDDSSEAMNDILAQVATNTETSKNVGNAILYETVLTIMDIKSESGLRVLAINILGRFLLNNDKNIRYVALTSLLKTVQTDHNAVQRHRSTIVDCLKDLDVSIKRRAMELSFALVNGNNIRGMMKELLYFLDSCDPEFKADCASGVFLAAEKYAPSKRWHIDTIMRVLTTSGSYVRDDSVPNLIQLITNSVEMHAYTVQRLYKALLDDISQQPLVQVSSWCIGEYGDLLVSGQCEEEEPIQVTEDEVLDVLEGLLVSNLSTPVTRGYSLTAIMKLSTRFSSVNRIKKVVSIYGSSIDVELQQRAVEYNAMFKKYDHMRPALLERMPIMEKSSSNGPTEMVQTNGETEPSALESKHPPPVTQPTNQANDLLDLLGGSDVGPVIQTSMPTKPASSGGELLDLLGDLSLTGGPTSAPVSTGPPPQPGFLLDGLSSQNLFNDISAAGIPSMTAYNKNGLKIEFTFERATPNPNIAVITIHASNTTDADMTEFVFQAAVPKTFQLQLLSPSSNVVPALNQGTVTQVIRVLNPQKLRMRIKLTYSHKGSAVQDLAEVNNFPPQSWQ, encoded by the exons ATGCCCGCTCCGATCAGACTGCGGGAGCTGATCCGGACCATCCGGACAGCCCGTACCCAGGCGGAGGAGCGCGAGATGATCCAGAAGGAGTGCGCCGCCATCCGCTCGTCCTTCAGAGAGGAGGACAACACGTACCGCTGCAGGAATGTGGCTAAGCTCCTCTATATGCACATGCTGGGCTACCCGGCGCACTTTGGGCAG CTGGAGTGCCTGAAGTTGATTGCATCGCAAAAGTTTACCGATAAGCGAATAGGCTACCTGGGAGCCATGCTGCTGCTGGACGAGAGGCAAGATGTTCATCTACTCATGACAAACTGCATCAAGAA TGACCTGAACCACAGCACGCAGTACGTGCAGGGCCTGGCCTTGTGCACCCTGGGCTGCATGGGTTCCTCGGAGATGTGCCGTGACCTGGCTGGAGAGGTGGAGAAGCTGCTCAAAACATCCAACTCCTACTTGAGAAAAAAG GCGGCGCTGTGTGCAGTTCATGTCATCAGGAAAGTCCCTGAACTGATGGAAATGTTCCTTCCAGCCACAAAAAACTTGCTCAGCGAGAAGAACCATG GTGTTCTCCATACATCCGTCGTCCTCCTCACTGAAATGTGCGAAAGAAGTCCAGACATGCTGTCCCATTTCCGAAAg CTGGTCCCACAGCTGGTGAGGATCCTGAAGAACCTCATAATGTCGGGGTACTCCCCTGAGCACGACGTGTCCGGCATTAGTGACCCCTTCCTGCAG GTGCGGATATTGAGACTGCTGCGGATTTTAGGACGGAGTGACGATGACTCGAGTGAAGCGATGAATGACATTCTGGCACAG GTTGCAACTAACACAGAGACCAGTAAAAATGTAGGCAATGCAATCCTTTATGAGACGGTCCTGACTATTATGGACATCAAGTCAGAGAGCGGGCTGAGG GTATTGGCTATCAACATTCTAGGTCGCTTCCTCTTGAACAATGACAAAAATATTAG ATACGTTGCGTTGACGTCACTACTAAAGACGGTGCAGACGGACCACAATGCGGTGCAGCGGCATCGCAGCACCATCGTGGACTGTCTGAAGGACCTGGATGTGTCCATCAAGAG GCGGGCCATGGAGCTGAGCTTCGCCCTGGTCAACGGGAACAACATCCGGGGCATGATGAAGGAGCTGCTGTACTTCCTGGACTCATGCGACCCGGAGTTCAAGGCGGACTGTGCCTCAGGAGTCTTCCTCGCTGCAGAGAA GTATGCACCGTCAAAAAGATGGCACATAGACACCATCATGAGAGTCCTGACCACG TCCGGCAGCTACGTGCGTGACGACTCCGTCCCCAACCTCATCCAGCTCATCACCAACAGTGTGGAGATGCACGCCTACACCGTGCAGAGACTATACAAGGCCCTCCTGGACGACATCTCGCAG CAACCTCTGGTGCAAGTGTCGTCCTGGTGCATAGGAGAATACGGAGATCTGCTGGTGTCCGGCCAgtgtgaagaggaggagccCATCCAG GTGACTGAGGATGAGGTCCTGGATGTGCTAGAAGGCCTGCTGGTGTCCAACCTGTCCACCCCCGTCACCAGGGGCTACTCCCTCACGGCCATCATGAAGCTCTCCACGCGCTTCAGCAGTGTCAA CCGAATCAAGAAGGTGGTCTCCATCTATGGAAGTAGCATCGATGTAGAGCTACAGCAGAGAGCCGTGGAGTACAATGCAATGTTCAAGAAGTACGACCACATGAG GCCTGCCCTGCTGGAGCGCATGCCCATCATGGAGAAGTCGTCTTCGAATGGCCCAACGGAGATGGTGCAGACCAATGGGGAGACTGAGCCCTCGGCCCTGGAGTCGAAGCACCCGCCCCCCGTCACCCAGCCAACCAATCAG GCCAATGACTTGTTGGACCTCCTGGGGGGCAGCGACGTGGGGCCGGTGATCCAGACCTCCATGCCCACCAAGCCGGCCTCGTCCGGGGGCGAGCTGCTGGACCTGCTGGGGGACCTCTCTCTGACCG GTGGTCCGACGTCCGCCCCCGTCTCgaccgggccccccccccagcccggctTCCTTCTGGACGGCCTGTCCTCACAGAACCTGTTCAATGACATCAGCGCAGCCG GTATCCCCTCCATGACGGCGTACAACAAGAACGGCCTCAAGATCGAGTTCACGTTCGAGCGAgccacccccaaccccaacaTCGCGGTCATCACCATCCACGCCTCCAACACCACCGACGCAGACATGACCGAATTTGTTTTTCAGGCTGCAGTACCAAAG
- the ap1g1 gene encoding AP-1 complex subunit gamma-1 isoform X1: MPAPIRLRELIRTIRTARTQAEEREMIQKECAAIRSSFREEDNTYRCRNVAKLLYMHMLGYPAHFGQLECLKLIASQKFTDKRIGYLGAMLLLDERQDVHLLMTNCIKNDLNHSTQYVQGLALCTLGCMGSSEMCRDLAGEVEKLLKTSNSYLRKKAALCAVHVIRKVPELMEMFLPATKNLLSEKNHGVLHTSVVLLTEMCERSPDMLSHFRKLVPQLVRILKNLIMSGYSPEHDVSGISDPFLQVRILRLLRILGRSDDDSSEAMNDILAQVATNTETSKNVGNAILYETVLTIMDIKSESGLRVLAINILGRFLLNNDKNIRYVALTSLLKTVQTDHNAVQRHRSTIVDCLKDLDVSIKRRAMELSFALVNGNNIRGMMKELLYFLDSCDPEFKADCASGVFLAAEKYAPSKRWHIDTIMRVLTTSGSYVRDDSVPNLIQLITNSVEMHAYTVQRLYKALLDDISQQPLVQVSSWCIGEYGDLLVSGQCEEEEPIQVTEDEVLDVLEGLLVSNLSTPVTRGYSLTAIMKLSTRFSSVNRIKKVVSIYGSSIDVELQQRAVEYNAMFKKYDHMRPALLERMPIMEKSSSNGPTEMVQTNGETEPSALESKHPPPVTQPTNQANDLLDLLGGSDVGPVIQTSMPTKPASSGGELLDLLGDLSLTGGPTSAPVSTGPPPQPGFLLDGLSSQNLFNDISAAGIPSMTAYNKNGLKIEFTFERATPNPNIAVITIHASNTTDADMTEFVFQAAVPKTFQLQLLSPSSNVVPALNQGTVTQVIRVLNPQKQQLRMRIKLTYSHKGSAVQDLAEVNNFPPQSWQ, encoded by the exons ATGCCCGCTCCGATCAGACTGCGGGAGCTGATCCGGACCATCCGGACAGCCCGTACCCAGGCGGAGGAGCGCGAGATGATCCAGAAGGAGTGCGCCGCCATCCGCTCGTCCTTCAGAGAGGAGGACAACACGTACCGCTGCAGGAATGTGGCTAAGCTCCTCTATATGCACATGCTGGGCTACCCGGCGCACTTTGGGCAG CTGGAGTGCCTGAAGTTGATTGCATCGCAAAAGTTTACCGATAAGCGAATAGGCTACCTGGGAGCCATGCTGCTGCTGGACGAGAGGCAAGATGTTCATCTACTCATGACAAACTGCATCAAGAA TGACCTGAACCACAGCACGCAGTACGTGCAGGGCCTGGCCTTGTGCACCCTGGGCTGCATGGGTTCCTCGGAGATGTGCCGTGACCTGGCTGGAGAGGTGGAGAAGCTGCTCAAAACATCCAACTCCTACTTGAGAAAAAAG GCGGCGCTGTGTGCAGTTCATGTCATCAGGAAAGTCCCTGAACTGATGGAAATGTTCCTTCCAGCCACAAAAAACTTGCTCAGCGAGAAGAACCATG GTGTTCTCCATACATCCGTCGTCCTCCTCACTGAAATGTGCGAAAGAAGTCCAGACATGCTGTCCCATTTCCGAAAg CTGGTCCCACAGCTGGTGAGGATCCTGAAGAACCTCATAATGTCGGGGTACTCCCCTGAGCACGACGTGTCCGGCATTAGTGACCCCTTCCTGCAG GTGCGGATATTGAGACTGCTGCGGATTTTAGGACGGAGTGACGATGACTCGAGTGAAGCGATGAATGACATTCTGGCACAG GTTGCAACTAACACAGAGACCAGTAAAAATGTAGGCAATGCAATCCTTTATGAGACGGTCCTGACTATTATGGACATCAAGTCAGAGAGCGGGCTGAGG GTATTGGCTATCAACATTCTAGGTCGCTTCCTCTTGAACAATGACAAAAATATTAG ATACGTTGCGTTGACGTCACTACTAAAGACGGTGCAGACGGACCACAATGCGGTGCAGCGGCATCGCAGCACCATCGTGGACTGTCTGAAGGACCTGGATGTGTCCATCAAGAG GCGGGCCATGGAGCTGAGCTTCGCCCTGGTCAACGGGAACAACATCCGGGGCATGATGAAGGAGCTGCTGTACTTCCTGGACTCATGCGACCCGGAGTTCAAGGCGGACTGTGCCTCAGGAGTCTTCCTCGCTGCAGAGAA GTATGCACCGTCAAAAAGATGGCACATAGACACCATCATGAGAGTCCTGACCACG TCCGGCAGCTACGTGCGTGACGACTCCGTCCCCAACCTCATCCAGCTCATCACCAACAGTGTGGAGATGCACGCCTACACCGTGCAGAGACTATACAAGGCCCTCCTGGACGACATCTCGCAG CAACCTCTGGTGCAAGTGTCGTCCTGGTGCATAGGAGAATACGGAGATCTGCTGGTGTCCGGCCAgtgtgaagaggaggagccCATCCAG GTGACTGAGGATGAGGTCCTGGATGTGCTAGAAGGCCTGCTGGTGTCCAACCTGTCCACCCCCGTCACCAGGGGCTACTCCCTCACGGCCATCATGAAGCTCTCCACGCGCTTCAGCAGTGTCAA CCGAATCAAGAAGGTGGTCTCCATCTATGGAAGTAGCATCGATGTAGAGCTACAGCAGAGAGCCGTGGAGTACAATGCAATGTTCAAGAAGTACGACCACATGAG GCCTGCCCTGCTGGAGCGCATGCCCATCATGGAGAAGTCGTCTTCGAATGGCCCAACGGAGATGGTGCAGACCAATGGGGAGACTGAGCCCTCGGCCCTGGAGTCGAAGCACCCGCCCCCCGTCACCCAGCCAACCAATCAG GCCAATGACTTGTTGGACCTCCTGGGGGGCAGCGACGTGGGGCCGGTGATCCAGACCTCCATGCCCACCAAGCCGGCCTCGTCCGGGGGCGAGCTGCTGGACCTGCTGGGGGACCTCTCTCTGACCG GTGGTCCGACGTCCGCCCCCGTCTCgaccgggccccccccccagcccggctTCCTTCTGGACGGCCTGTCCTCACAGAACCTGTTCAATGACATCAGCGCAGCCG GTATCCCCTCCATGACGGCGTACAACAAGAACGGCCTCAAGATCGAGTTCACGTTCGAGCGAgccacccccaaccccaacaTCGCGGTCATCACCATCCACGCCTCCAACACCACCGACGCAGACATGACCGAATTTGTTTTTCAGGCTGCAGTACCAAAG